From the genome of Helicoverpa zea isolate HzStark_Cry1AcR chromosome 1, ilHelZeax1.1, whole genome shotgun sequence, one region includes:
- the LOC124629912 gene encoding ras-related protein Rap-2c, with the protein MREFKVVVLGSGGVGKSALTVQFVSGCFMEKYDPTIEDFYRKEIEVDNSPCVLEILDTAGTEQFASMRDLYIKNGQGFVVVYSLTNHQTFQDIKPMKELITRVKGSERVPILLVGNKADLEHQREVSNAEGSALAQMWGCPFVEASAKSRTNVNEMFAEIVREMNVSPEKEKKTYCCCTVL; encoded by the coding sequence ATGCGCGAATTCAAAGTGGTCGTGTTGGGCTCGGGTGGGGTCGGGAAAAGTGCTTTGACTGTGCAGTTCGTGTCAGGATGTTTTATGGAGAAATATGACCCCACAATAGAAGACTTCTATAGGAAAGAAATAGAAGTGGACAATTCACCATGTGTTTTAGAAATATTGGATACCGCCGGCACGGAACAATTCGCATCAATGCGAGACCTGTACATAAAAAATGGTCAAGGATTCGTCGTAGTTTATTCATTAACGAATCATCAAACGTTTCAAGATATCAAGCCAATGAAGGAATTGATAACGCGTGTAAAAGGATCTGAACGCGTGCCTATCCTGTTGGTGGGCAACAAGGCCGACTTGGAGCACCAGCGCGAAGTGTCGAACGCCGAGGGCTCGGCGCTCGCGCAGATGTGGGGCTGCCCCTTTGTGGAGGCGTCCGCCAAGAGTCGCACCAACGTCAACGAGATGTTCGCCGAAATCGTGCGTGAAATGAACGTTAGCCctgaaaaagaaaagaaaacttatTGTTGTTGTACAGTGCTTTAA